In the Flavisolibacter tropicus genome, one interval contains:
- the dapB gene encoding 4-hydroxy-tetrahydrodipicolinate reductase — MRIALIGYGKMGQLIEEIALEKGHTITLRISEDNLNDFTAANLADTDVAIEFTAPHAAYDNVKKCIDFGVPVVCGSTGWNAQLPEMKEYCQSKGGAFLHSSNFSIGVNIFFEVNSLLAKLMAKQPSYEVAVKEIHHTHKKDAPSGTAVTIAEQILQHITRKQNWVNTAEAASNELSIVSERIDPAPGTHEVKYTSEIDDIEIIHTAHNRKGFASGAVLAAEFLKGKKGVFNMKDVLSEL; from the coding sequence ATGCGCATTGCACTGATTGGCTATGGAAAAATGGGCCAACTAATTGAAGAAATTGCTTTAGAAAAAGGGCACACAATAACATTACGTATCTCTGAAGATAACTTAAACGACTTTACTGCCGCTAACCTTGCCGATACAGATGTAGCTATAGAGTTTACAGCCCCACACGCTGCATATGATAACGTAAAGAAGTGTATCGACTTTGGTGTTCCAGTCGTTTGCGGATCTACAGGATGGAATGCGCAGCTTCCAGAAATGAAAGAATATTGCCAGTCAAAAGGAGGTGCTTTCTTACACTCCTCAAACTTCAGCATTGGCGTTAATATTTTCTTTGAAGTCAACTCGCTGTTAGCAAAACTAATGGCCAAACAGCCTTCTTATGAGGTAGCAGTAAAAGAAATCCATCACACACATAAAAAGGATGCTCCAAGCGGTACTGCCGTAACAATTGCTGAGCAAATTCTGCAACACATTACTCGAAAACAAAACTGGGTAAATACTGCAGAAGCCGCATCGAATGAACTATCGATCGTTAGCGAACGTATTGATCCTGCCCCCGGTACTCATGAAGTAAAATATACTTCTGAAATCGATGATATTGAAATCATCCATACCGCCCACAACCGTAAAGGTTTCGCTTCTGGCGCTGTTCTTGCCGCAGAGTTTCTGAAAGGCAAAAAGGGTGTATTTAATATGAAAGATGTATTGTCTGAGTTATAA
- a CDS encoding NAD-dependent epimerase/dehydratase family protein, protein MKQEKILVIGASGQIGVELTLALRKIYGAQNVIASDLREQNPLLEGTGPYVSMDVMNKEMLHVQVIRQNVTQIYLLAAILSATGEKNPNLAWHLNMQGLLNVLDIAREEKLTKVYWPSSIAVFGPTSPKQNCPQQTIIEPTTVYGISKYAGEFWCNYYFHKFGVDVRSLRYPGLISYKSAPGGGTTDYAVEIYHEALAEKSYTSFLEKGTYLPMMYMPDAIRATIELMEAPIEKIKVRTSYNLSAMSFSPEEIAASIQKHIPEFTMSYEPDYRQSIADSWPQSIDDSVARADWGWAPEYNLDKMTADMLTNLKSQG, encoded by the coding sequence ATGAAACAGGAAAAAATACTTGTTATTGGTGCTTCAGGACAAATAGGTGTAGAACTGACGTTAGCCCTACGTAAAATTTATGGTGCTCAGAATGTAATTGCTTCTGATCTAAGAGAGCAAAACCCATTATTGGAAGGAACTGGCCCCTATGTGAGCATGGACGTAATGAATAAAGAAATGTTGCATGTGCAAGTGATCCGTCAAAATGTGACACAGATCTATTTGCTGGCAGCAATTCTATCAGCAACCGGGGAGAAGAATCCAAATCTTGCCTGGCACTTGAATATGCAAGGCTTACTAAACGTGCTGGATATAGCCCGTGAAGAAAAGTTGACCAAAGTATATTGGCCAAGTTCCATTGCTGTTTTTGGTCCTACTTCGCCAAAGCAGAACTGTCCTCAACAAACCATTATTGAGCCTACAACAGTTTATGGTATCAGCAAGTATGCAGGAGAGTTTTGGTGTAATTACTACTTTCATAAGTTTGGCGTAGACGTACGTAGTTTACGTTATCCAGGTTTGATCTCTTATAAGTCAGCACCAGGTGGGGGCACAACCGATTATGCTGTGGAAATCTATCATGAAGCATTAGCCGAAAAATCATATACTTCTTTCCTGGAAAAAGGTACCTATTTGCCAATGATGTATATGCCAGATGCTATTCGTGCTACGATAGAATTGATGGAAGCTCCGATTGAAAAAATTAAAGTGCGTACCTCTTATAACCTGTCCGCTATGAGTTTCTCTCCAGAAGAAATTGCGGCTTCGATTCAAAAGCATATTCCAGAATTTACGATGAGTTATGAGCCTGATTATCGTCAGTCTATAGCTGACAGTTGGCCACAGAGTATTGATGATAGTGTAGCGCGTGCAGATTGGGGCTGGGCGCCTGAATATAACTTGGATAAGATGACGGCGGATATGTTGACAAACTTGAAGAGTCAGGGGTAG
- the kdsA gene encoding 3-deoxy-8-phosphooctulonate synthase → MNSFLEPLFSNQEYDKQSFFLIAGPCVVESKELVHQVGEQVSAICKKHGIPYILKASYRKANRTSASSFTGLGDELGLQILHDAGKALGLPTTTDIHTEKEAELAAKYVDVLQIPAFLCRQTDLLVAAANTGKIVNVKKGQFVSGEAMKFAVEKIKNAGNDKVMLTERGTTFGYQDLVVDYRNIPLMQQAGTPVIMDCTHSLQQPNQTSGVTGGNPQLIGTIAKAAIAAGADGLFIETHPDPACAKSDGANMLRLELLEDLLIQLKKIRAAVTA, encoded by the coding sequence ATGAATTCGTTTTTAGAGCCTTTATTTAGTAATCAAGAGTATGATAAGCAATCTTTCTTTTTGATTGCTGGCCCCTGTGTAGTAGAAAGTAAAGAATTGGTTCACCAGGTGGGCGAACAGGTAAGCGCTATTTGCAAAAAACATGGTATCCCATACATATTAAAAGCTTCATACCGTAAAGCTAATCGTACAAGCGCTTCTTCGTTTACCGGCTTAGGCGACGAATTAGGCTTGCAGATTTTACACGATGCAGGTAAAGCGTTAGGACTACCTACTACTACAGATATCCACACAGAAAAAGAAGCTGAGTTGGCAGCTAAGTATGTAGATGTGCTTCAAATACCCGCCTTCCTTTGCCGCCAAACGGACTTATTGGTAGCTGCTGCAAATACGGGTAAAATTGTCAACGTAAAAAAGGGACAGTTTGTAAGTGGTGAAGCCATGAAGTTTGCTGTAGAAAAGATTAAAAACGCTGGTAATGATAAAGTGATGCTAACCGAAAGAGGCACCACCTTTGGATATCAGGATCTGGTGGTTGATTACCGCAATATTCCTTTAATGCAACAAGCGGGCACTCCTGTAATTATGGACTGCACACACAGCCTCCAACAGCCTAATCAAACCAGCGGTGTTACAGGTGGCAATCCTCAATTGATTGGTACTATAGCCAAGGCGGCCATTGCTGCTGGGGCCGATGGTCTCTTTATTGAAACCCATCCAGACCCTGCTTGTGCCAAGAGTGATGGTGCCAACATGCTTCGTTTAGAACTTTTAGAAGACCTATTGATCCAATTAAAGAAAATTCGCGCCGCCGTAACAGCCTAA
- a CDS encoding MBL fold metallo-hydrolase produces MKLTFHGAARTVTGSKHLISLDNGTNILLDCGMFQGMGQKTDDLNEHFGFDPKSITYLLLSHAHIDHTGLIPKLVKEGFTGKIYCTPATRDLTEILLFDSAEIQTYEVDNINKRRAKKNLQPYEPLYTSNDVAATLPLFELVDYDTWFDLSEEVSFIFTNTGHLIGSAAITLKIKDEGKERIIAFSGDVGRQRSVLLPSPVPLPQADYLILESTYGDSRHDISFNIVKTLRQWVEKTCVERGGKLVIPAFSVGRTQEILYGLNQLSLEKRLPELNYYIDSPLSLKATETIKKYTDLFNERLQQVLRIDDDPFHFEGLKYVESVEDSRRLVDHQEPCVIISASGTADAGRVRHHINSIINDEKNSVLFVGYCSEQSLGGQLLTGYNEVEIFGDPSPVKAEIGRMAGMSAHGDCDELSQFLSEQDPGKVKRLFLVHGEYTVQKEFAAKLERKGYQNVEIPSPHQSFEV; encoded by the coding sequence ATGAAATTAACCTTTCACGGAGCCGCCCGTACAGTAACGGGAAGCAAACATTTGATTAGCTTAGATAATGGTACCAATATCCTTTTAGACTGTGGAATGTTTCAGGGAATGGGACAAAAAACTGACGACCTGAATGAACATTTTGGTTTTGACCCGAAATCCATCACATACTTATTACTTTCGCATGCTCATATCGATCACACCGGTCTAATCCCCAAACTGGTGAAAGAAGGATTCACAGGCAAGATCTATTGTACGCCAGCCACACGCGATCTCACAGAAATACTACTCTTTGATAGCGCTGAAATTCAAACCTACGAGGTGGACAATATCAATAAAAGGAGAGCAAAGAAGAACTTACAGCCTTATGAACCTCTATATACGTCCAATGACGTGGCCGCTACGCTTCCACTCTTTGAATTAGTTGATTATGATACTTGGTTCGATCTTTCAGAAGAAGTGTCGTTTATATTTACCAATACAGGGCATTTGATTGGCAGTGCTGCCATTACCTTAAAAATCAAAGATGAGGGCAAAGAAAGGATTATCGCTTTCAGTGGCGATGTCGGTCGCCAACGTAGTGTTCTTCTTCCCTCTCCTGTTCCTCTGCCTCAAGCTGACTATCTCATTTTAGAAAGCACCTATGGTGATAGCCGCCATGATATCAGTTTTAATATCGTAAAAACATTAAGGCAATGGGTAGAGAAAACCTGTGTTGAACGCGGAGGAAAATTAGTTATACCGGCTTTTAGTGTCGGACGCACACAAGAAATATTATATGGCTTAAATCAACTGAGCTTGGAGAAGCGCCTACCTGAACTAAATTATTATATTGATAGTCCTTTAAGCTTAAAGGCTACAGAAACCATAAAAAAATATACCGATTTATTCAATGAGCGGCTACAACAAGTGTTGCGCATTGATGATGACCCGTTCCATTTTGAAGGTTTAAAATATGTGGAGTCCGTAGAAGATAGCCGGCGCCTGGTTGACCATCAGGAACCCTGCGTAATTATATCAGCAAGCGGCACAGCTGACGCCGGGCGCGTACGCCATCATATCAATAGCATTATCAATGATGAAAAGAACAGTGTTTTATTTGTTGGCTATTGTAGTGAACAGTCATTAGGAGGGCAACTACTTACGGGGTATAACGAGGTTGAAATCTTTGGTGATCCTAGCCCTGTTAAAGCTGAAATTGGACGTATGGCAGGCATGAGTGCACATGGCGACTGCGATGAATTAAGCCAATTTTTAAGTGAGCAAGATCCGGGAAAAGTTAAACGCCTTTTCTTAGTGCACGGAGAATACACTGTACAAAAAGAGTTTGCCGCTAAACTGGAACGCAAAGGCTACCAAAATGTAGAAATACCATCCCCTCACCAATCTTTTGAAGTATAA
- a CDS encoding L-serine ammonia-lyase: MAHEAISVFDIFKIGIGPSSSHTLGPWRAAQRFLQSLEQQTSLEDVKELKVLLYGSLAKTGKGHGTDVAVLLGLSGYDPVTFAVESLQQKIADISDNKQLHLGGKRTLAFDPSVDLQFLMTESLPFHPNALSFLVTTNKGEQFAETYYSIGGGFVVKEGETQSGVQVSIPFPINTAEDLLHWCRKTGLLINEVVLENENAWRPEQATREGVLKIWEVMKECTYRGCHTSGILPGGLNVKRRAVDLNKRLLKNKTYSTYTEWLEAIRSGGQHFQYILDWVSCFALAVNEENASFSRVVTAPTNGAAGVIPAVLHYYMVFFPDVTEDKIIQFLLTASEVGSIFKKGATISAAMGGCQAEIGVSSAMAAAALTEALGGSQRQALMAAEIAMEHHLGMTCDPIGGLVQVPCIERNTMGAIKAITASQLALQSTPDFAKVSLDVVVETMWETAQDMNSKYKETAEGGLAINIPLSLSEC; encoded by the coding sequence TTGGCACACGAAGCAATTTCCGTATTTGATATTTTTAAGATCGGCATTGGCCCATCTAGTTCGCATACTTTAGGCCCATGGCGTGCTGCGCAACGCTTTTTACAGTCATTGGAGCAGCAAACTTCGCTAGAAGATGTAAAGGAGCTCAAGGTCTTATTGTATGGCTCGCTGGCTAAAACCGGCAAAGGACATGGTACAGATGTGGCCGTGCTTTTGGGGCTAAGTGGTTATGATCCGGTCACGTTTGCCGTGGAATCATTGCAACAAAAGATCGCTGACATTTCTGATAATAAGCAACTACACCTTGGTGGAAAGAGGACGTTAGCCTTTGATCCATCTGTGGATTTACAGTTTCTTATGACAGAATCCCTGCCCTTTCATCCCAATGCGCTTTCATTTTTGGTAACAACCAATAAAGGGGAGCAATTTGCTGAAACCTATTATTCTATTGGTGGAGGCTTTGTTGTTAAAGAGGGTGAAACGCAATCTGGTGTACAGGTAAGCATTCCATTTCCAATTAATACTGCAGAAGATTTATTGCATTGGTGCCGTAAAACAGGACTTTTAATCAATGAAGTTGTGTTGGAAAATGAAAACGCCTGGCGTCCAGAGCAGGCTACCAGAGAAGGCGTATTGAAGATCTGGGAGGTAATGAAAGAATGTACCTACCGAGGTTGTCATACAAGTGGAATTCTTCCTGGCGGCTTAAATGTAAAAAGGAGAGCCGTTGATTTAAACAAGCGCTTGCTTAAAAACAAAACCTATTCTACTTATACTGAGTGGTTGGAGGCTATTCGTAGTGGCGGCCAACATTTTCAATATATACTTGACTGGGTAAGTTGTTTTGCATTAGCAGTTAATGAAGAAAATGCTTCTTTCAGTCGTGTGGTAACAGCGCCGACAAATGGTGCCGCGGGCGTTATACCAGCAGTATTACATTACTACATGGTATTTTTCCCCGATGTAACGGAAGATAAGATTATTCAATTCTTACTTACTGCTTCAGAGGTAGGAAGTATCTTTAAGAAAGGTGCCACTATTTCCGCTGCAATGGGTGGGTGTCAGGCTGAAATAGGTGTGTCCTCGGCCATGGCCGCAGCTGCTTTAACAGAAGCACTGGGTGGAAGCCAGCGTCAGGCTTTAATGGCAGCTGAAATAGCTATGGAGCATCACCTGGGGATGACGTGCGATCCTATAGGAGGATTGGTTCAGGTTCCTTGTATAGAACGAAATACCATGGGGGCTATTAAAGCAATTACAGCCTCACAATTAGCTCTTCAAAGCACACCAGACTTTGCTAAAGTATCCCTGGATGTAGTTGTAGAAACCATGTGGGAGACAGCACAGGACATGAACAGCAAGTATAAAGAGACAGCTGAAGGTGGATTGGCCATCAATATTCCATTAAGCCTTAGTGAATGCTAA